In a single window of the Candidatus Methylomirabilota bacterium genome:
- a CDS encoding cobalamin biosynthesis protein, which yields MVLLSAVALDLAFGDPPNRVHPVAWLGRALALGGRALRRGGPAALLGGGAVTALGAAALAGLGGFAVSALAARLGQAGALLEAGVL from the coding sequence GTGGTCCTGCTCTCCGCCGTGGCGCTCGACCTGGCGTTCGGCGATCCGCCGAACCGCGTCCATCCGGTCGCGTGGCTCGGTCGGGCGCTCGCCCTCGGCGGTCGCGCGCTGCGGCGCGGCGGCCCCGCGGCGCTCCTCGGTGGCGGCGCCGTCACGGCGCTGGGCGCGGCCGCGCTCGCGGGGCTCGGCGGCTTCGCCGTGAGCGCGCTCGCGGCGCGGCTCGGCCAGGCGGGCGCGCTCCTCGAGGCGGGGGTGCTC
- a CDS encoding cobyric acid synthase has product MSAPAPCLMVQGTGSGVGKSVLAAALCRLFARAGYRVAPFKSQNMALNAAVTADGGEIGRSQAAQAEAAGVEPSVDMNPILLKPEADDRSQVVVRGRAVGTMDWRAYVKLLPELLPIVGESLARLRRAHDLVVIEGAGSPAEINLAATEIVNMRIARLADARVVLVGDIDRGGVFGALVGTLALLDPADRARVGGFVVNRFRGDVAVLRPGLEELTARTGVPVLGVVPWIPGRLAPAEDSLDLDSLREPAGGESAAIEIAVVRLPRLANFDDFEPLAEEPGVRVRWVTTPAELGAADLVVVPGSKSTVADLGWLRATGFAAAIRGAAAAGRHVLGVCGGFQMLGEAILDPEGVESPAPSTPGLGLLPAVTTFSPSKTTVRVRARVAGTPGPFAAAAGSEVTAYEIHAGRTRPAPGAPPLFAVVERGGASAHDADGAVNAAGNVAGTYLHGLFANDALRRALLRHLAALKGSAPDGRWGAPRGDPYERLARVVGGALDLSAVAKLVGLAFPRA; this is encoded by the coding sequence ATGAGCGCGCCGGCGCCCTGCCTGATGGTCCAGGGGACGGGCTCGGGCGTGGGCAAGAGCGTCCTCGCCGCCGCCCTCTGCCGCCTCTTCGCGCGCGCGGGGTATCGCGTCGCCCCCTTCAAGTCGCAGAACATGGCGCTCAACGCCGCGGTGACGGCGGACGGCGGCGAGATCGGACGGTCGCAGGCGGCGCAGGCCGAGGCGGCCGGCGTCGAGCCGAGCGTGGACATGAACCCCATCCTCCTCAAGCCCGAGGCCGACGACCGCTCGCAGGTCGTCGTGCGGGGCCGGGCTGTCGGCACCATGGATTGGCGGGCGTACGTGAAACTTTTACCCGAGCTCCTACCGATCGTCGGCGAGAGCCTGGCGCGTCTCCGGCGCGCCCACGACCTCGTCGTCATCGAAGGCGCGGGGAGTCCCGCCGAGATCAACCTCGCGGCGACCGAGATCGTGAACATGCGCATCGCCCGGCTCGCCGACGCGCGTGTCGTCCTCGTCGGCGACATCGACCGCGGCGGCGTGTTCGGAGCACTCGTGGGCACGCTCGCGCTCCTCGATCCGGCCGACCGCGCGCGCGTGGGCGGCTTCGTCGTGAACCGGTTCCGCGGCGACGTGGCGGTGCTCCGTCCGGGGCTCGAGGAGCTGACCGCGCGCACGGGCGTGCCCGTGCTCGGGGTCGTGCCGTGGATCCCCGGCCGGCTGGCGCCCGCCGAGGACTCGCTCGATCTCGACTCGCTACGCGAGCCCGCGGGCGGCGAGAGCGCGGCGATCGAGATCGCGGTCGTCAGGCTCCCGCGCCTCGCGAACTTCGACGACTTCGAGCCGCTCGCCGAGGAGCCCGGGGTCCGCGTGCGCTGGGTCACGACGCCGGCCGAGCTCGGCGCGGCCGATCTCGTCGTCGTGCCCGGGAGCAAGAGCACGGTCGCGGATCTTGGCTGGCTCAGGGCGACGGGGTTCGCGGCGGCGATCCGCGGCGCCGCGGCCGCGGGACGCCACGTGCTCGGCGTCTGCGGCGGCTTCCAGATGCTCGGCGAGGCCATCCTCGATCCCGAGGGCGTCGAGTCACCGGCGCCGTCCACGCCGGGCCTCGGCCTCCTGCCGGCGGTGACGACCTTCTCGCCGTCGAAGACCACCGTGCGCGTGCGCGCGCGCGTGGCGGGGACGCCGGGGCCGTTCGCCGCCGCGGCCGGCAGCGAGGTCACGGCGTACGAGATCCACGCGGGGCGGACGCGCCCGGCGCCTGGCGCGCCCCCGCTCTTCGCCGTCGTCGAGCGCGGCGGCGCGTCCGCCCACGACGCCGACGGCGCCGTCAACGCCGCGGGGAACGTCGCCGGCACCTACCTGCACGGCCTCTTCGCCAACGACGCGCTCCGCCGCGCGCTCCTCCGTCACCTCGCGGCGCTCAAGGGAAGCGCGCCCGACGGGCGCTGGGGCGCGCCGCGGGGCGATCCTTACGAGCGGCTCGCGCGCGTCGTCGGCGGGGCGCTCGACCTCTCCGCCGTCGCGAAGCTCGTCGGTCTCGCGTTCCCGAGAGCCTGA
- a CDS encoding TolC family protein yields MVRVLLVVSALSLLPVCPPAGAQERLGRLTLDQAVDLALRENPTLRAKGFELESTRAGEVTAGLIPNPTGSYTSEKYGASNSYIEQTATLGQTIELGGKRGRRLDSARARTRVTEAELLDVRRQVVFQVKKTFTDVLTARAALALAEQNLKALEDVEKVQRLRAEKGDISELELLRIEVQTYQFRRDAADARQAANVARIALRAVAGADRIADDFEVEGELGFKEFAPTRGDLYRLTLENRPDIRAAEAARERARADVSLARANAWWDVTPQLEYKRTDTNEQTFGFGFSVPIRIFDRNQGEIARSRAEVNRADAVREAVAVQALSEVDTALGALTTERAKLVALRDTYLPKAQKARDTMEFAYRRGGVNLLDFLDAQRTYRETSLEYLKTLGNYWTAVYQLEAAVGGPLGN; encoded by the coding sequence ATGGTCCGAGTGCTCTTGGTGGTCTCCGCGTTGTCGCTGCTGCCCGTCTGCCCGCCGGCGGGTGCCCAGGAGCGCCTCGGGCGCCTGACACTCGACCAGGCGGTGGACCTCGCCCTGCGCGAGAACCCGACGCTCCGGGCCAAGGGCTTCGAGCTCGAGTCCACGCGCGCCGGCGAGGTGACCGCGGGGCTCATCCCGAACCCGACCGGCTCGTACACGAGCGAGAAATACGGCGCCAGCAACAGCTACATCGAGCAGACCGCGACCCTCGGCCAGACGATCGAGCTCGGCGGCAAGCGCGGGCGGCGCCTCGACAGCGCCCGGGCGCGGACGCGCGTCACGGAGGCCGAGCTCCTGGACGTGCGGCGCCAGGTCGTCTTCCAGGTCAAGAAGACGTTCACCGACGTGCTGACCGCCAGGGCCGCGCTCGCGCTCGCCGAGCAGAACCTCAAGGCGCTCGAGGACGTCGAGAAGGTCCAGCGCCTGCGGGCCGAGAAGGGCGACATCTCCGAGCTCGAGCTCCTCCGCATCGAGGTCCAGACCTACCAGTTCCGGCGCGACGCGGCCGACGCGCGCCAGGCGGCGAATGTCGCCAGGATCGCGCTGCGCGCCGTCGCCGGAGCCGACCGGATCGCCGACGACTTCGAGGTCGAGGGCGAGCTCGGCTTCAAGGAGTTCGCGCCGACCCGCGGCGATCTCTACCGGCTGACGCTCGAGAACCGCCCGGACATCCGCGCGGCGGAGGCGGCCCGCGAGCGGGCGCGCGCCGACGTGAGCCTGGCGCGCGCGAACGCGTGGTGGGACGTGACGCCGCAGCTCGAGTACAAGCGCACCGACACCAACGAGCAGACGTTCGGCTTCGGGTTCAGCGTGCCGATCCGGATCTTCGACCGGAACCAGGGCGAGATCGCGCGGTCCCGCGCCGAGGTGAATCGGGCGGACGCGGTGCGCGAGGCGGTCGCCGTCCAGGCGCTCTCGGAGGTGGACACGGCGCTCGGCGCGCTCACGACCGAGCGCGCCAAGCTGGTCGCCCTCCGCGACACCTACCTGCCGAAGGCGCAGAAGGCCCGCGACACGATGGAGTTCGCCTACCGCCGCGGCGGCGTCAATCTGCTCGACTTCCTCGACGCCCAGCGGACGTACCGGGAGACCTCGCTCGAATATCTGAAGACGCTCGGCAACTACTGGACGGCGGTGTATCAGCTCGAGGCCGCCGTCGGCGGTCCCCTGGGGAATTAG
- a CDS encoding efflux RND transporter periplasmic adaptor subunit, protein MPTRLLLLLLGAALAAGCGDASSGPPAAPGPAAHAPPVVKTVHPEYKTRATAIETSGKAQFNEEQLARVQAPLTGRVVEVLARPGDLVESGQRLFVLDSPDLGQAKSDYAKAAADVERAQKALDLARELFEARAIAQKEIRETENDWRKAIAERERAASRLRTLGVPPAQLEAVAARADASTRIVVTAPRSGIIVERNVAPGQVVAYGQSDTPLNLFVIADLSTMWVVADVYEPDVPKVRLGQAVTVTLPCCPGDRYEGRVSYISDTVDKETRTVKVRAVVPNRGRALKAEMFVKVAIGTGTSRVLAIPESAVHTEERKTFVLVQTGRDAYTRRPVRLGATFDGLAEVIEGVGPDDLVVTSGGILLKKSGK, encoded by the coding sequence ATGCCGACGCGGCTCCTGCTCCTCCTCCTCGGCGCGGCGCTCGCCGCGGGCTGCGGCGACGCCAGCTCGGGGCCGCCCGCGGCGCCGGGGCCCGCGGCCCACGCGCCGCCCGTCGTCAAGACGGTGCATCCCGAGTACAAGACGCGCGCGACCGCCATCGAGACGAGCGGCAAGGCGCAGTTCAATGAGGAGCAGCTCGCGCGCGTGCAGGCGCCGCTCACGGGCCGCGTCGTCGAGGTCCTCGCCCGACCCGGAGACCTCGTCGAGTCCGGCCAGCGCCTCTTCGTCCTCGACAGCCCCGACCTCGGCCAGGCCAAGAGCGACTATGCGAAGGCGGCCGCCGACGTCGAGCGCGCCCAGAAGGCGCTCGACCTCGCGCGCGAGCTATTCGAGGCCAGGGCGATCGCCCAGAAGGAGATCCGCGAGACGGAGAACGACTGGCGCAAGGCCATCGCCGAGCGCGAGCGCGCCGCGTCGCGCCTCCGCACGCTCGGCGTTCCCCCGGCGCAGCTCGAGGCGGTCGCGGCCCGCGCCGACGCCTCCACCCGCATCGTCGTGACGGCGCCCCGCAGCGGGATCATCGTCGAGCGCAACGTCGCCCCCGGTCAGGTCGTCGCGTACGGCCAGTCCGACACGCCGCTCAACCTCTTCGTCATCGCGGACCTCTCCACGATGTGGGTCGTCGCCGACGTCTACGAGCCCGACGTGCCGAAGGTGCGGCTCGGCCAGGCGGTCACGGTCACGCTCCCGTGCTGCCCGGGCGACCGCTACGAGGGCCGCGTCAGCTACATCAGCGACACGGTGGACAAGGAGACGCGCACCGTGAAGGTCCGGGCCGTCGTGCCGAACCGCGGCCGCGCGCTCAAGGCGGAGATGTTCGTCAAGGTCGCGATCGGGACCGGGACGAGCCGAGTCCTGGCGATCCCGGAGAGCGCGGTCCACACCGAGGAGCGCAAGACATTCGTGCTGGTCCAGACGGGCCGGGACGCTTACACGCGGCGTCCCGTCAGGCTGGGCGCGACCTTTGACGGGCTGGCCGAGGTGATCGAGGGCGTCGGGCCGGACGATCTGGTCGTGACCTCGGGGGGCATCCTCCTCAAGAAGTCCGGAAAATGA
- a CDS encoding CusA/CzcA family heavy metal efflux RND transporter translates to MIARIIAFALHQRFITLAMALLLTVGGIVSFSRLPIEAYPDVTDVETDVITIWPGHAAEEVERYLTIPIEKELNGIARVAFIRSFSNFGLSNIRVLFTDSTDMYWARQQVQERLFQAEVPSDAKPQLGPLASVIGEVYRYTLESKTMPLVELKALQDWVLEREFRKVPGVADVVSWGGGIKQYQITVDPARLRAYKLTPRQVFDAVTANNANAGGSYIPQGEYALMVRGIGLLQSLADIENVVVTAQKGTPVMIRDIATVGIGHAIRFGVLGRDHDDDLVQGIILMRRGENPGVVIDGVRKKLADVQRNLPAGVELKTYYSRDRLVKTTVTTVMRNLIEGAGLVIVVLSLFLYNVRAAFIVALTIPLSLLFAFVFMDVRGIPANLISLGAIDFGIIVDGAVIMTENIVRHLAQHRPTRHRVVREIQHAASEVARPLTFAVLIIMTVYLPILTFQRIEGKLFTPMAMTISLAVVGSLLLTLTLIPVLASLLFRRPPSERESPILRVLRRLYLPAVRGCLRRPSLPILGAAGFLTVALFVFTLLGKEFLPELDEGDLWLRVKFPVGISLEGARPYVHEIRERLLTFPEVRTVVSQLGAPDDGTDPNGPDTCEFYIGLKPRGEWVTRDKDRLIEAMSRSLAAIPGITLNFSQPIKDNVDEALAGVKGELGIKLFGPDPFVLQAKAKEIADVLQGVRGVVDLDYDKLVGQPQLQIVVDRRAAARYGINVQDIQEMVEATTKGRIVTQLFEGERRFDLAVRVAAPEGDVLTRLGNLTVSAPSGERIPLTQLAEITRAQGVGQILRDGNVRRVAIKWNIRERDMGSLVAEAMQKVDAAVKLPEGYQLVWSGRFEDQQRALARLYIIVPLVIFIIFILLFAAFDSVGDALLIMLNLPFALVGGTFALFLWGTNFNISAAVGYIAVFGVSVLNGVVLVSSIRQARAEGLATREAIVRGCGLRFRPILVSGIVAIIGFLPAALSQDIGSEIQRPLARVVIGGLISSTALTLLVLPAVYAVLARRPTEPPALAGA, encoded by the coding sequence GTGATCGCACGGATCATCGCCTTCGCGCTGCACCAGCGCTTCATCACCCTGGCCATGGCGCTCCTGCTGACGGTCGGGGGGATCGTCTCGTTCTCCCGCCTGCCGATCGAGGCCTATCCCGACGTCACGGACGTCGAGACGGACGTCATCACGATCTGGCCCGGCCACGCCGCCGAGGAGGTCGAGCGCTACCTCACGATCCCGATCGAGAAGGAGCTGAACGGGATCGCGCGCGTCGCGTTCATCCGTTCCTTCTCGAACTTCGGGCTCTCCAACATCCGCGTGTTGTTTACCGACAGCACCGACATGTACTGGGCACGCCAGCAGGTCCAGGAGCGTCTCTTCCAGGCCGAGGTGCCCTCGGACGCGAAGCCCCAGCTCGGCCCGCTCGCCAGCGTGATCGGCGAGGTCTATCGCTACACGCTCGAGTCGAAGACGATGCCCCTCGTCGAGCTCAAAGCGCTCCAGGACTGGGTGCTGGAGCGCGAGTTCCGCAAGGTGCCCGGCGTCGCCGACGTCGTCTCCTGGGGCGGCGGCATCAAGCAGTACCAGATCACGGTGGACCCCGCGCGCCTCCGCGCCTACAAGCTCACGCCGCGGCAGGTGTTCGACGCCGTCACGGCGAACAACGCGAACGCCGGGGGCAGCTACATCCCGCAGGGCGAGTACGCCCTGATGGTCCGCGGCATCGGCCTCCTCCAGTCGCTCGCCGACATCGAGAACGTCGTCGTCACGGCCCAGAAGGGCACGCCGGTCATGATCCGCGACATCGCGACGGTGGGGATCGGCCACGCGATCCGCTTCGGCGTGCTCGGGCGCGATCACGACGACGATCTGGTCCAGGGCATCATCCTCATGCGCCGGGGGGAGAACCCCGGTGTGGTGATCGACGGCGTCAGGAAGAAGCTCGCCGACGTCCAGAGGAACCTGCCGGCGGGCGTCGAGCTGAAGACGTACTACAGCCGTGACCGCCTCGTGAAGACGACGGTGACGACGGTCATGCGAAACCTCATCGAGGGCGCGGGGCTGGTCATCGTCGTCCTCTCCCTCTTCCTCTACAACGTCCGCGCCGCGTTCATCGTGGCGCTCACGATCCCGCTCTCGCTCCTCTTCGCGTTCGTCTTCATGGACGTCCGCGGCATCCCCGCGAATCTGATCTCGCTCGGTGCGATCGACTTCGGCATCATCGTGGACGGTGCCGTCATCATGACCGAGAACATCGTCCGCCACCTCGCCCAGCACCGGCCGACGCGCCACCGGGTCGTTCGTGAGATCCAGCACGCGGCGAGCGAGGTCGCGCGGCCGCTCACCTTCGCCGTGCTCATCATCATGACGGTCTACTTGCCGATCCTCACGTTCCAGCGCATCGAGGGCAAGCTGTTCACCCCGATGGCCATGACGATCTCGCTCGCGGTGGTCGGCTCGCTCCTCCTGACGCTCACCCTCATCCCCGTGCTGGCGAGTCTCCTCTTCCGGCGCCCGCCGTCGGAACGCGAGAGCCCGATCCTACGCGTCCTGCGTCGCCTCTACCTGCCGGCCGTGCGCGGGTGCCTCCGACGCCCGAGCCTCCCGATCCTCGGCGCCGCCGGCTTCCTCACCGTGGCGCTGTTCGTCTTCACGCTGCTCGGCAAGGAGTTCTTGCCGGAGCTCGACGAGGGGGACCTGTGGCTCCGCGTGAAGTTTCCGGTCGGGATCTCGCTCGAGGGCGCACGCCCTTACGTCCACGAGATCCGCGAGCGCCTCCTCACCTTTCCCGAGGTCCGCACCGTCGTCTCCCAGCTCGGCGCGCCCGACGACGGCACGGATCCGAACGGTCCCGACACGTGCGAGTTCTACATCGGCCTCAAGCCGCGCGGCGAGTGGGTCACGCGGGACAAGGACCGGCTCATCGAGGCGATGAGCCGGTCGCTCGCCGCGATCCCGGGGATCACGCTGAACTTTTCGCAGCCGATCAAGGACAACGTGGACGAGGCGCTCGCGGGGGTCAAAGGCGAGCTGGGTATCAAGCTCTTCGGCCCGGATCCGTTCGTCCTCCAAGCCAAGGCCAAAGAGATCGCGGATGTCCTCCAGGGAGTCCGCGGAGTGGTCGACCTCGACTACGACAAGCTCGTCGGCCAGCCGCAGCTCCAGATCGTGGTGGATCGCCGCGCCGCCGCCCGTTACGGCATCAACGTCCAGGACATCCAGGAGATGGTCGAAGCGACGACCAAGGGGCGCATCGTGACCCAGCTGTTCGAGGGCGAGCGGCGCTTCGACCTGGCCGTGCGCGTGGCGGCGCCCGAGGGCGACGTGCTCACGCGACTCGGGAACCTCACGGTCAGCGCGCCCAGCGGCGAGCGCATTCCGCTGACCCAGCTCGCCGAGATCACGCGCGCCCAGGGCGTCGGCCAGATCCTGCGTGACGGCAACGTCCGCCGCGTGGCGATCAAGTGGAACATCCGCGAGCGCGACATGGGAAGCCTCGTGGCCGAGGCCATGCAGAAGGTCGACGCGGCCGTGAAGCTGCCGGAGGGCTACCAGCTCGTCTGGAGCGGCCGCTTCGAGGACCAGCAGCGAGCGCTCGCGCGCCTCTACATCATCGTGCCCCTCGTGATCTTCATCATCTTCATCCTCCTCTTCGCCGCCTTCGACTCCGTCGGCGATGCGCTCCTCATCATGCTCAACCTGCCCTTCGCACTCGTCGGGGGCACGTTCGCGCTCTTCCTCTGGGGGACCAACTTCAATATCTCCGCCGCCGTCGGCTACATCGCGGTGTTCGGCGTCAGCGTGCTGAACGGCGTCGTCCTGGTCTCCTCGATCCGCCAGGCCCGCGCGGAGGGGCTGGCGACGCGCGAGGCCATCGTCCGCGGTTGCGGGCTCCGCTTCCGCCCGATCCTCGTCTCCGGGATCGTCGCCATCATCGGCTTCCTGCCCGCTGCGCTGTCGCAGGACATCGGCTCCGAGATCCAGCGCCCGCTCGCCCGCGTCGTGATCGGCGGCCTGATCTCCTCGACGGCTCTCACGCTCCTCGTGCTGCCCGCCGTCTACGCCGTGCTCGCCCGTCGACCGACCGAACCGCCGGCGCTCGCCGGGGCGTAG
- a CDS encoding CusA/CzcA family heavy metal efflux RND transporter encodes MAFALRQRFITLALALLLTVGGIVSFYRLPIEAYPDVGDVQVDVITLWSGHAAEEVERYITIPLENELNGIAHVTFLRSISNFGLSNIRVVFGDGADNYWARQQVQERLVQAALPSDAKPGLGPLSGVIGEIYRYTLESKTLPLVELKALQDWVLEREFRKVPGVVDVVSWGGGIKQYQVTVDPERLRAYNLTLKQVFDAVASNNANAGGSYVPQGEYALMVRGIGLIQSVDDIENVVVAAQKGTPIRVRDLARVGIGHAIRFGVLGRDHDDDLVQGIVLMRKGENPGQVIEGTKRKIAELQKLLPGDVQLRPYYSRDRLVRTTVTTVMENLVSGAALVIVLLSLFLYDLRAAFIVALTIPLSLLFAFIFMDLRGIPANLLSLGAIDFGIIVDGAVIMAENIIRHLSERKATGSRVVREVQHAAVEVARPLTFAVLIIMTVYGPILTFQRIEGRLFRPMAVTISLAVIGSLVLTLTLIPVLCSLVFRRPPSERESPLLRWLRRPYLPAVRWCVRRPLVPILGAGAALAIALLVFTLLGKEFLPELDEGDIWLRVKFPVGISLEGARPYVHEIRERLQTFPEVRVVVSQLGAPDDGTDPNGPDNCEFYIGLKPREGWKVKDKDTLIEAMTASLAAIPGITTNFSQPIKDNVDEALAGVKGELAIKIYGPDVFALEAKAKEIVAVLNGIRGVTDLDYDHLVGQPQLQIVVDRAAVARYGINVQDVQDVIEAATKGRSVTQIFEGERRFDLAVRVARDGDPLAALRRLAVSAPSGERIPVVQLAEISKTEGLAQIMREGNSRRVAVKWSVRERDMGSLVAEAMRKVDAAVTLPEDYQLVWSGRFEDQQRALARLYVIVPLVIFIIFVLLFGAFNSVGDALLIMLNLPFALIGGTLALWAWGTHFNISAAVGYIAVFGVSVLNGVVLVSSIRQAYGDGLPMRDAIVRGCEIRFRPIVVSGIVAIVGFLPAALSQGIGSEIQRPLARVVVGGLISSTALTLLVLPAIYAVLSRTNGSASGSVPGGAGTASA; translated from the coding sequence ATCGCGTTCGCCCTCCGCCAGCGATTCATCACGCTGGCGCTCGCGCTGCTCCTCACCGTCGGCGGGATCGTGTCCTTCTACCGCCTGCCGATCGAGGCGTACCCCGACGTCGGCGACGTCCAGGTCGACGTGATCACGCTGTGGTCGGGCCACGCGGCTGAGGAGGTCGAGCGCTACATCACGATCCCGCTGGAGAACGAGCTGAATGGCATCGCCCATGTGACCTTCCTCCGGTCCATCTCGAACTTCGGCCTCTCCAACATCCGGGTCGTCTTCGGCGACGGCGCCGACAACTACTGGGCCCGCCAGCAGGTGCAGGAGCGGCTGGTGCAGGCGGCGCTCCCCTCCGACGCCAAGCCGGGCCTGGGCCCGCTCTCCGGCGTCATCGGCGAGATCTACCGCTACACGCTCGAGTCGAAAACGCTACCGCTCGTCGAGCTGAAGGCGCTGCAGGACTGGGTGCTCGAGCGCGAGTTCCGGAAGGTCCCCGGGGTCGTGGACGTCGTCTCCTGGGGGGGTGGCATCAAGCAATATCAGGTCACGGTCGATCCCGAGCGCCTCCGCGCGTACAACCTGACGCTCAAGCAAGTCTTCGACGCGGTCGCCAGCAACAACGCGAACGCCGGCGGCAGCTACGTCCCCCAGGGCGAGTATGCCCTCATGGTGCGCGGGATCGGTCTCATCCAGTCGGTCGACGACATCGAGAACGTCGTCGTCGCCGCCCAGAAGGGCACGCCGATCCGCGTGCGCGACCTCGCCCGCGTCGGCATCGGCCACGCGATCCGCTTCGGCGTGCTCGGGCGCGATCACGACGACGATCTGGTCCAGGGCATCGTGCTCATGCGCAAAGGGGAGAACCCCGGCCAGGTGATCGAGGGCACCAAGCGGAAGATCGCCGAGCTCCAGAAACTCCTGCCGGGAGACGTGCAGCTGCGCCCGTACTACAGCCGCGACCGGCTCGTGCGGACGACGGTCACGACCGTCATGGAGAACCTCGTATCGGGGGCCGCGCTCGTGATCGTGCTGTTGTCGCTGTTCCTCTACGACCTTCGCGCCGCCTTCATCGTGGCCCTGACGATCCCATTGTCGCTCCTGTTTGCGTTCATCTTCATGGACCTCAGGGGGATTCCGGCCAACCTGCTCTCGCTCGGCGCGATCGACTTCGGAATCATCGTGGACGGCGCCGTCATCATGGCGGAGAACATCATCCGTCACCTGAGCGAGCGAAAGGCGACCGGGTCCCGGGTCGTTCGCGAGGTCCAGCACGCCGCGGTCGAGGTCGCGCGCCCGCTCACGTTCGCCGTGCTGATCATCATGACCGTCTACGGACCGATCCTCACCTTTCAGCGGATCGAAGGCCGGCTCTTTCGCCCCATGGCCGTCACGATCTCCCTTGCCGTCATCGGATCGCTCGTGCTCACGCTGACGCTGATTCCCGTCCTGTGCAGCCTGGTCTTTCGTCGCCCGCCGTCCGAGCGCGAGAGTCCGCTCCTCAGATGGCTCCGGCGTCCCTACCTGCCCGCGGTCCGCTGGTGCGTCCGCCGACCGCTCGTCCCGATCCTCGGCGCCGGCGCCGCCCTGGCGATCGCGCTCCTGGTCTTCACTCTCCTCGGCAAGGAGTTCCTCCCCGAGCTCGACGAGGGCGACATCTGGCTCCGGGTCAAGTTCCCCGTGGGGATCTCCCTGGAGGGGGCACGCCCCTACGTCCACGAGATCCGCGAGCGCCTGCAGACGTTCCCGGAGGTGCGCGTCGTCGTCTCACAGCTCGGCGCGCCCGACGACGGCACGGACCCCAACGGTCCCGACAACTGCGAGTTCTACATCGGCCTCAAGCCGCGGGAGGGGTGGAAGGTCAAGGACAAGGACACGCTGATCGAGGCGATGACGGCGTCGCTCGCGGCCATTCCCGGGATCACCACGAACTTCTCGCAGCCGATCAAGGACAACGTGGACGAGGCCCTCGCCGGGGTGAAGGGCGAGCTGGCGATCAAGATCTACGGCCCCGATGTGTTCGCACTCGAAGCCAAGGCGAAGGAGATCGTCGCGGTCCTGAACGGGATCCGCGGCGTGACCGACCTCGACTACGACCATCTGGTCGGCCAGCCGCAGCTCCAGATCGTGGTGGACCGGGCGGCGGTGGCGCGCTATGGCATCAACGTCCAAGACGTCCAGGACGTGATCGAGGCGGCGACGAAGGGACGCAGCGTCACGCAGATCTTCGAGGGCGAGCGGCGCTTCGACCTGGCGGTCCGCGTCGCACGTGACGGCGACCCGCTGGCGGCCCTGAGGCGCCTGGCCGTCAGCGCGCCGAGCGGCGAGCGGATCCCGGTGGTCCAGCTCGCCGAGATCAGCAAGACCGAGGGGCTCGCCCAGATCATGCGCGAGGGCAACAGCCGCCGCGTCGCCGTCAAGTGGAGCGTTCGCGAGCGTGACATGGGAAGCCTCGTCGCCGAGGCGATGCGGAAGGTGGACGCCGCGGTGACACTGCCCGAGGATTACCAGCTCGTTTGGAGCGGGCGATTCGAGGACCAGCAGCGGGCGCTGGCGCGCCTCTACGTCATCGTGCCGCTCGTCATCTTCATCATCTTCGTCCTGCTCTTCGGCGCCTTCAACTCCGTCGGAGACGCCCTTCTGATCATGCTCAACCTCCCCTTCGCCCTGATCGGCGGCACCCTCGCGCTCTGGGCCTGGGGGACCCACTTCAACATCTCGGCGGCCGTGGGTTATATCGCGGTCTTCGGCGTGAGCGTGCTCAACGGCGTCGTGCTCGTGTCGTCCATCCGCCAAGCGTACGGCGACGGCCTCCCGATGAGGGATGCGATCGTCCGGGGCTGCGAGATTCGCTTCCGCCCGATCGTCGTCTCGGGCATCGTCGCGATCGTCGGCTTCCTGCCGGCCGCGCTCTCCCAGGGGATCGGCTCCGAGATCCAGCGGCCGCTCGCCCGCGTCGTCGTCGGGGGGTTGATCTCGTCGACCGCGCTCACGCTGCTCGTGCTGCCGGCGATCTACGCCGTCCTGTCGCGGACGAACGGGAGCGCGTCGGGGTCGGTGCCGGGCGGCGCGGGCACGGCGAGCGCTTAG